The following proteins are encoded in a genomic region of Gimesia algae:
- a CDS encoding DUF1553 domain-containing protein, whose translation MRPFLYLSCLSLAVVCIINQRAYAENPQTAIQQKQAGIEFFENKIRPVLVEYCYDCHAGEPDPENASFVLDTRAGIRMGGDSGKAVVPGNLKSSLILQAIEHDPDFYAMPPDEKLSANVISDFRKWIQMGAPDPREGQVKTSPLAKKSELAIDFEKEREFWSFRPLTKPDVPEVKQSDWPRNDIDRFILSKLEAKQITPVKGADRQTLVRRVYFDLTGLPPTPKQIEQFVNDPSPQAYEHLIDRLLETPQYGETWGRHWLDLARYADSNGLDINLTFYNAWRYRDYVIQAFNQDKPYTEFIREQIAGDLLPFENDEERTQNIVATGFLVMGAKMLSERDKEKLRMDVVDEQIDVTGRAFMGMTLGCARCHDHKFDPIPMTDYYALAGIFRSTETVHGNRLNNQFVSGWMTRPLPIKPEHASALKKHETDLKTLEEKLKTDSDALKKLQGATSQQQRLKELAGIVVDDAEAKKTGAWQESVYSKNYLGVGYVHDMNEEQGKKTIRFTPDLPAAGKYEVRFAFPGSNGRSSQVPVTIQTEQGLKTFHVDQTKQGPIDGIFTSLGSFEFAAGQAGYVEISNKGASGYVVVDAVQFLPQFDLPKPDAKLAKKTEAKPDAAEKQKQIKELQASVKSLKSELAKLKENAPPPAPMALAVGEQPDPADYRIARRGNIHQLGDKVDRGFLTIASLKEQPEVSPQQSGRLELANWLSQSQNPLTSRVMVNRIWKHLFGNGLVRSVDNFGHLGEQPTHPELLDYLAQRFVAEGWSMKTLIREIMVSNTYRMSSDFSEERYQKDPGNHLVWRMNRRRLSAEKIRDAVLSISGKLDLQQGGSSVAHYPEQAISPNRNKKVEQNPSEFRRSIYLPIVRGNVPPALTVFDFPAPEMLVGNRPVTTVPAQALFMMNSPFVVSQAEQTASKLLTDSKQSDGQRVSRLYLACLGREATAAEQTEAVQYIDSLKQQSAKENSDPKAAVQKAWASYCQILFASTEFRFLN comes from the coding sequence TTGCGACCTTTCCTTTATCTGTCCTGCCTGAGTCTTGCCGTTGTCTGTATCATCAATCAGCGGGCCTACGCAGAAAATCCACAAACAGCGATTCAGCAGAAGCAGGCCGGGATTGAATTCTTCGAGAACAAAATCCGTCCCGTGCTGGTAGAATATTGTTACGACTGCCATGCCGGGGAACCCGATCCGGAAAACGCCTCGTTTGTATTGGATACGCGAGCTGGAATTCGCATGGGTGGCGACTCGGGAAAAGCGGTTGTGCCTGGCAATCTGAAATCGAGCCTGATACTGCAGGCGATTGAACATGATCCCGATTTTTACGCGATGCCCCCGGATGAGAAACTATCGGCGAACGTCATCTCTGACTTTCGCAAGTGGATTCAGATGGGCGCACCCGATCCGCGCGAAGGGCAAGTGAAGACCAGTCCGCTAGCCAAGAAATCAGAACTGGCGATTGATTTTGAGAAGGAACGCGAATTCTGGTCGTTCCGTCCACTGACGAAGCCTGACGTTCCGGAAGTGAAACAAAGTGACTGGCCGCGGAACGATATTGATCGGTTCATTCTGTCGAAGCTGGAAGCGAAACAGATCACGCCTGTTAAAGGCGCGGATCGACAGACGCTGGTGCGTCGCGTTTATTTTGATCTGACCGGTTTGCCTCCTACGCCGAAACAGATTGAGCAGTTTGTGAATGATCCTTCTCCCCAGGCGTACGAGCATCTGATTGATCGCCTGCTGGAGACGCCTCAATATGGTGAGACGTGGGGACGTCACTGGCTGGACCTGGCACGATATGCGGATTCGAACGGCCTGGATATCAACCTGACGTTCTACAATGCATGGCGGTACCGCGATTATGTGATTCAGGCATTCAATCAAGATAAGCCTTATACTGAATTTATCCGCGAACAGATTGCCGGCGACCTGCTGCCGTTTGAGAATGACGAAGAGCGGACGCAGAATATCGTCGCGACCGGCTTCCTGGTCATGGGAGCCAAGATGTTGAGTGAGCGGGATAAAGAAAAGCTGCGCATGGATGTGGTCGATGAACAGATTGATGTGACCGGGCGGGCATTCATGGGAATGACACTGGGCTGTGCCCGCTGTCACGATCACAAATTTGATCCGATTCCGATGACCGATTATTACGCACTCGCCGGGATCTTTCGCAGTACGGAAACCGTGCACGGGAACCGCTTAAATAACCAGTTTGTTTCCGGCTGGATGACGCGTCCACTGCCGATCAAACCAGAGCATGCGTCTGCGTTGAAGAAACATGAAACCGATCTGAAAACGTTGGAAGAAAAACTGAAGACAGATTCCGATGCGTTGAAGAAACTGCAGGGAGCTACCAGTCAGCAGCAGCGTTTGAAAGAACTGGCGGGAATTGTTGTGGACGATGCCGAGGCGAAGAAAACGGGTGCTTGGCAGGAATCGGTTTATTCCAAAAATTACCTGGGTGTCGGCTACGTGCATGATATGAACGAGGAGCAGGGCAAGAAAACGATTCGCTTTACGCCTGATCTGCCGGCCGCTGGTAAGTATGAAGTCCGGTTTGCCTTTCCGGGTAGCAACGGCCGTTCGAGTCAGGTGCCTGTAACGATTCAGACGGAACAGGGGTTGAAGACGTTCCACGTAGACCAGACGAAGCAGGGGCCAATTGACGGTATCTTCACTTCACTGGGCAGTTTTGAATTCGCGGCTGGTCAAGCCGGCTATGTCGAAATCTCGAATAAAGGAGCTTCCGGTTACGTGGTTGTCGATGCGGTTCAGTTCCTGCCCCAGTTTGACCTGCCGAAACCGGATGCGAAGCTGGCAAAAAAAACAGAAGCAAAACCCGATGCTGCTGAGAAGCAGAAACAGATTAAGGAACTGCAGGCGAGTGTCAAATCGCTCAAATCAGAGCTGGCCAAATTAAAAGAGAATGCACCGCCGCCGGCACCGATGGCATTAGCCGTGGGTGAGCAGCCTGATCCGGCGGACTACCGGATTGCCCGGCGGGGAAATATTCACCAACTGGGTGATAAGGTTGATCGCGGGTTTCTGACGATTGCCTCGCTGAAGGAGCAGCCGGAAGTGAGTCCACAGCAGAGTGGTCGTCTGGAGTTGGCAAACTGGTTGAGCCAGTCACAGAATCCGCTGACCAGTCGTGTGATGGTGAATCGTATCTGGAAACATCTGTTCGGAAACGGACTGGTTCGTAGCGTCGATAATTTCGGTCACCTGGGAGAACAGCCCACGCATCCGGAGCTGCTGGATTACCTGGCACAACGGTTCGTGGCCGAAGGCTGGTCGATGAAGACTTTGATCCGTGAGATCATGGTGAGCAATACGTATCGCATGAGTTCCGACTTCAGCGAAGAGCGATATCAGAAAGATCCGGGCAATCATCTGGTGTGGCGGATGAATCGCCGGCGGCTGTCAGCGGAAAAAATCCGCGATGCTGTCCTGTCGATCTCAGGCAAACTCGATCTGCAGCAGGGGGGCTCTTCGGTGGCGCACTATCCCGAGCAGGCGATCAGCCCAAATCGGAATAAAAAAGTTGAGCAGAACCCGTCCGAATTTCGTCGCAGCATTTATCTGCCGATCGTGCGTGGCAATGTCCCCCCGGCGCTGACTGTGTTTGATTTTCCGGCTCCGGAAATGCTGGTGGGAAATCGCCCGGTGACGACCGTCCCTGCTCAGGCGCTGTTTATGATGAACAGTCCGTTTGTGGTTTCTCAGGCGGAGCAGACCGCGTCCAAACTGTTAACAGACTCAAAGCAGAGTGATGGCCAGCGTGTTTCCCGGTTGTATCTGGCCTGCCTGGGTCGGGAAGCGACAGCAGCCGAACAGACCGAAGCCGTGCAGTATATTGATTCTCTCAAACAGCAGTCTGCGAAAGAGAACTCCGACCCCAAAGCGGCGGTTCAAAAGGCATGGGCCTCGTACTGTCAGATCCTGTTTGCGTCGACTGAATTTCGCTTTTTGAATTAG
- a CDS encoding M56 family metallopeptidase: MQEVLNQAAGDWSNWFLHASWQAAVVAGIVFLLLQVTKRFTSAPFRYALLLIVLLKFAVPPFLDLSTGLITQSANYYSTIRNTVVSDPPQISVAEKTSSVTSVASEAGPSNRISPTAGSSVDPVSRSDSATVPTVVEASETAAEFPWSLLLMSVYACGMLVCGVFLVRRYRAILRIVRSGDILNAGELHAEMVRLSTQLNMKKIPALRISDETDAPFAIGVFRPSILFPRLLVESLHPDQRTIVLAHELAHIRRRDLLMGWFETVLSLVWWFHPGMWWLKKSLRQTREDCCDDMLLTHGLADPERYCETLIDAATRQSVRLVEPLVLGFVHREHPVARRIRRLMDGSLLRVDRLRFSALCMVLLVAVLMLPGMRPQRLPVSETSLEGSGGWRNLDFQIDAEEAAVVKKCYEIAQTYFSSNNNEKLFDQPETRQALEAVLQERPDFFYAQQLLGTWYRRRGDLDRANQLLNAALANAPVVLTQKFHTGDQRPLPGLKIPEMIIECNRVQNHSLDPSLKLKYVDLLTDTDGNIKLPVYDTVLRVMGIAHPRGYSIEYDQMGWFESEAANGIMPDVLTWKTWSRPRVFSRTATESYRLRDATGTNTLQLKSDDNTYKIGGVARSEADGRFSIENGKGKRISKLPTDLPTISNAAFMDHAIIELSEPATSQFEIEEINVLDSQTKIPLRRFQDGAGFDWSNEKKIHLFSLWDKLPATVDLILKVYNYQKDSFRYRIPAQTGATISEQGLTLKITHLIAGNHTGWSSRDGFYGEPQSTGHTSEVMFDMTGNSQLKFSLWVVTKEGRKRNLKEGGWFSVGMANAPIRIMLPLEEIDHFEIRPYVTTETIYFEKLQLPTRTSTLGQTLPVIDFAVDGEARQFTSELFSPLRVHFKSLPGKVYSGCSCNQLGYELMERPQEQRGVESQSTVEWHYFAAIDFEHRQEYILTPGSKIKGRQGASNCKSNWGEVSATSKDVPLERIQSVRLQFLPKKSD; encoded by the coding sequence ATGCAAGAAGTTCTCAACCAGGCAGCCGGAGACTGGAGCAACTGGTTTCTGCATGCCAGTTGGCAGGCAGCGGTAGTAGCCGGGATCGTATTCCTGCTCTTACAGGTGACGAAGCGTTTTACCAGTGCCCCCTTCCGCTATGCGCTGCTGCTGATCGTGCTGTTGAAATTTGCAGTGCCTCCATTTCTGGATCTGTCCACAGGTTTGATTACTCAATCTGCGAATTATTACTCGACAATTCGTAACACTGTTGTCAGTGATCCGCCGCAGATTTCTGTTGCGGAAAAGACGTCTTCTGTCACCAGCGTTGCTTCTGAAGCGGGTCCCTCAAATCGAATTTCCCCCACTGCAGGGAGTTCAGTTGATCCCGTCTCGAGGAGTGACAGTGCAACAGTTCCCACGGTGGTTGAGGCATCGGAAACCGCTGCCGAGTTTCCCTGGTCGCTGTTGCTGATGTCTGTTTATGCCTGCGGAATGCTGGTCTGCGGGGTTTTCTTAGTCCGCCGCTATCGAGCTATTTTACGAATCGTGCGATCAGGTGATATCCTGAATGCAGGCGAACTACATGCTGAAATGGTCCGTCTTTCCACACAGTTAAATATGAAAAAAATCCCGGCGTTGCGTATTTCTGATGAAACCGATGCGCCATTTGCAATCGGTGTTTTCCGGCCGAGCATTTTGTTTCCCCGACTTCTGGTAGAGTCTTTACACCCGGATCAGCGGACGATTGTATTGGCGCACGAACTGGCTCACATCCGCCGACGTGATTTACTGATGGGCTGGTTCGAGACAGTGTTGAGCCTGGTCTGGTGGTTTCATCCGGGGATGTGGTGGTTGAAAAAATCGCTGCGGCAGACGCGCGAAGACTGCTGTGATGACATGCTGCTGACGCATGGGCTGGCAGATCCCGAACGGTATTGTGAAACACTGATTGATGCCGCAACTCGCCAGTCAGTCAGACTGGTGGAACCGCTTGTGCTGGGCTTTGTGCATCGTGAGCATCCCGTGGCCAGACGGATTCGCAGATTGATGGATGGTTCTCTATTGAGAGTGGACCGCCTGCGTTTTTCCGCTTTGTGTATGGTTTTGCTTGTGGCAGTCCTGATGTTGCCTGGAATGCGTCCGCAGCGGCTGCCTGTCTCCGAGACGTCTTTAGAGGGTTCGGGTGGTTGGAGGAATCTTGATTTTCAGATTGATGCTGAAGAAGCTGCAGTTGTCAAAAAATGCTACGAAATTGCCCAGACCTATTTCAGTTCAAATAATAACGAAAAGTTGTTCGATCAACCAGAAACAAGACAGGCACTGGAAGCCGTACTGCAGGAACGTCCAGATTTCTTTTATGCACAACAGTTGCTGGGGACCTGGTATCGCAGACGCGGGGATCTGGATCGCGCCAATCAATTGTTGAATGCCGCCCTTGCCAATGCGCCAGTGGTACTCACCCAGAAGTTTCATACTGGGGATCAGCGACCGCTGCCGGGACTTAAAATCCCTGAAATGATAATTGAGTGCAATCGTGTTCAGAATCACTCATTGGATCCCAGCCTGAAGCTGAAGTATGTGGACCTGTTGACCGATACAGACGGTAATATCAAACTGCCCGTCTATGATACAGTGTTACGCGTGATGGGCATCGCTCATCCACGTGGGTATTCGATTGAATACGACCAGATGGGCTGGTTTGAATCAGAGGCTGCGAATGGAATTATGCCCGATGTTCTGACCTGGAAGACCTGGTCACGACCCCGGGTTTTTTCGCGGACCGCCACCGAGTCGTATCGGCTGCGTGATGCAACCGGAACCAATACACTGCAACTAAAGTCCGACGACAATACATATAAAATTGGTGGCGTCGCCCGCTCTGAGGCGGACGGTCGCTTCAGTATCGAAAATGGAAAAGGGAAACGGATTTCGAAGCTGCCAACAGATTTGCCCACGATTTCCAATGCGGCATTCATGGATCATGCGATCATTGAATTGTCTGAACCAGCGACCTCACAGTTTGAGATTGAGGAGATCAATGTTCTCGATTCACAGACGAAAATCCCGCTGCGAAGATTTCAGGACGGTGCAGGATTCGACTGGTCTAACGAGAAAAAAATTCATCTGTTTTCACTTTGGGACAAGCTGCCTGCGACTGTTGATCTGATTCTCAAGGTTTACAATTATCAAAAGGATTCCTTCCGTTACAGAATACCGGCTCAGACTGGTGCTACGATTTCAGAGCAGGGGCTTACACTGAAAATCACTCATCTGATTGCCGGGAATCATACTGGCTGGAGTTCTCGCGATGGGTTTTACGGAGAGCCCCAGAGTACGGGGCATACTTCCGAAGTGATGTTTGACATGACGGGGAACAGTCAGCTGAAGTTTTCGCTATGGGTTGTGACGAAAGAGGGCCGCAAACGGAATCTGAAGGAGGGGGGCTGGTTTTCTGTCGGAATGGCAAACGCGCCGATACGGATTATGCTGCCTCTGGAGGAGATTGACCACTTCGAAATCCGACCGTACGTGACAACGGAAACGATTTATTTTGAGAAGCTGCAACTGCCAACTCGTACCAGCACATTAGGGCAGACATTGCCTGTGATCGACTTTGCTGTCGACGGAGAGGCTCGCCAGTTTACCTCTGAACTATTCAGCCCGTTGCGTGTCCATTTCAAAAGTCTGCCTGGTAAAGTGTATTCAGGCTGTAGCTGCAATCAGCTGGGTTATGAATTGATGGAACGTCCACAGGAACAGCGGGGCGTCGAGAGTCAATCGACGGTGGAGTGGCATTATTTCGCGGCGATTGATTTTGAACATCGGCAGGAATATATCCTGACTCCCGGTTCCAAAATCAAGGGCAGGCAGGGCGCGTCTAACTGCAAATCCAATTGGGGAGAAGTGAGCGCCACATCGAAAGATGTTCCCCTGGAACGCATTCAATCGGTGCGTTTACAGTTTCTTCCAAAAAAATCTGATTGA
- a CDS encoding BlaI/MecI/CopY family transcriptional regulator, with product MNQHKAKIPDAERDVLACLNRLGEATVKEISEELTPMRKLEPSSVMTLLKRLESRKLVTRRKGDKGKAFVFRTTPESIRACRHLMNDLFQSVFGGDTLSFMASFFETRKPSEEEIQQLQQLLDEMRSPDTKRKKKE from the coding sequence ATGAACCAACACAAAGCTAAAATTCCGGATGCGGAACGTGATGTCCTGGCCTGTCTGAATCGACTGGGTGAGGCGACCGTTAAAGAGATCAGTGAAGAGCTGACGCCGATGCGGAAGCTGGAACCGTCGTCGGTGATGACACTGCTGAAGCGACTGGAGTCCCGCAAGCTGGTGACGCGGCGGAAAGGAGACAAGGGCAAGGCGTTTGTCTTTCGCACGACTCCCGAATCGATTCGGGCCTGTCGGCATCTGATGAATGATTTGTTTCAGAGCGTGTTCGGTGGCGATACGCTTTCCTTTATGGCTTCTTTTTTTGAAACGCGTAAACCTTCTGAAGAAGAGATTCAGCAACTGCAGCAACTGCTGGATGAAATGCGGTCTCCCGATACGAAACGCAAGAAAAAGGAATAG
- a CDS encoding DUF2089 family protein: MSVPSRLVSGQTHRPEHPLLTLDQENLEFILQLVLASGSLKQVARYYGISYPTVRARLDKLIVRLEMLVENRERDEMANLLANLVETGQLTGAAAQSILELHRSTH; the protein is encoded by the coding sequence ATGTCCGTCCCGTCGCGGCTGGTTTCTGGTCAAACCCACCGACCGGAGCATCCCCTGCTGACTCTGGATCAGGAGAATCTGGAGTTCATATTGCAGCTGGTGCTGGCGTCGGGTTCGTTGAAACAAGTGGCCCGTTATTACGGTATCAGCTATCCGACAGTGCGAGCACGGCTGGATAAACTGATCGTGCGGCTGGAGATGCTGGTCGAAAACCGTGAGCGCGATGAAATGGCGAATCTGCTGGCCAATCTTGTTGAAACCGGCCAGCTCACGGGAGCAGCGGCGCAGAGCATTCTCGAATTACATCGATCGACTCACTAG
- a CDS encoding Gfo/Idh/MocA family protein: protein MDRRTFLQGSAAGLASLSLEQVAKAAASERIRVGMIGAGGRASALNRHFAENPHAEIVTIAEIDSARLGNTVDTVTKLQGKQPAVTQDFRHLLDDNSLDAIVVGAPDHWHAIPTILACQAGKDVYVEKPDGHNIVEGQRMVAAMKKHNRVVQMGSQHRSTERLKSALDYIRSGALGRCLVAKAWESTKQGNIGNPPDGTPPETVDYDMWLGSAKKRPFNKNRFHGRWRWFHDYGTGDLGNDGVHRLDMAFAALNAACEVQGDAAISLPSKISATGGKWYFDDMQEWPDTLQVTYEYQSKTPKILTYEMRIWAPYHYHGESEGAVIYGDKAHMTIGNSRWRVYGERGKLIKEVKGDSDATPHVANFLDCIKTRSKPACDLETVGHPASVLCHAGNIAARVGRTLVLDPKTETFENDDAANQLRGREEWRKPWVLPEV, encoded by the coding sequence ATGGATCGCAGGACGTTTCTACAGGGTTCAGCCGCCGGGCTGGCCTCACTCTCTCTGGAACAGGTTGCCAAAGCCGCTGCCAGCGAACGCATTCGTGTCGGCATGATTGGTGCTGGCGGTCGCGCCTCAGCCCTCAACCGTCACTTCGCGGAAAATCCCCATGCCGAAATCGTCACGATCGCCGAGATCGATTCCGCCCGGCTCGGCAACACTGTGGACACCGTGACGAAACTGCAGGGTAAACAACCTGCCGTCACGCAGGATTTTCGTCACCTGCTCGATGACAACAGTCTCGACGCCATTGTGGTCGGTGCCCCCGATCACTGGCATGCGATCCCCACCATCCTCGCCTGCCAGGCTGGCAAAGATGTCTATGTCGAAAAACCGGACGGCCACAACATCGTCGAAGGCCAGCGAATGGTCGCCGCAATGAAGAAACACAATCGCGTCGTGCAGATGGGTTCGCAGCACCGTTCCACCGAACGCCTCAAATCAGCACTTGACTACATTCGCAGCGGTGCCCTGGGTCGCTGCCTGGTCGCGAAAGCCTGGGAAAGTACGAAGCAGGGAAATATCGGCAACCCGCCGGATGGCACGCCTCCCGAAACCGTCGATTACGACATGTGGCTCGGCTCGGCGAAAAAACGTCCCTTCAATAAAAACCGCTTCCACGGACGCTGGCGCTGGTTCCACGATTATGGCACCGGTGATCTGGGCAATGACGGCGTGCATCGTCTCGACATGGCGTTCGCTGCGCTGAATGCTGCCTGCGAAGTGCAGGGAGACGCTGCGATTTCACTCCCCTCAAAAATCTCCGCGACCGGCGGCAAATGGTATTTCGACGACATGCAGGAATGGCCCGATACCCTGCAGGTCACTTACGAATACCAGAGCAAAACACCCAAGATTCTGACCTACGAAATGCGAATCTGGGCTCCCTATCATTATCATGGCGAATCAGAAGGCGCTGTCATCTATGGTGACAAAGCTCACATGACCATCGGCAACAGCCGCTGGCGCGTCTACGGAGAACGCGGCAAACTGATCAAGGAAGTCAAAGGGGATAGCGACGCGACACCGCATGTGGCCAACTTCCTCGACTGCATCAAGACCCGGAGCAAACCAGCCTGCGATCTGGAGACAGTCGGCCACCCGGCTTCGGTGCTCTGTCACGCCGGCAACATCGCCGCCCGCGTCGGTCGCACACTGGTTCTCGATCCGAAAACTGAAACCTTCGAAAACGACGACGCTGCCAACCAGCTCCGCGGCCGCGAAGAATGGCGCAAACCCTGGGTCTTGCCCGAAGTCTGA
- a CDS encoding saccharopine dehydrogenase family protein: MSQTILLIGAGKIGRMIASLLHASGDYQLRIADQFPAALERIQKRLPDVETRALNADSHSELLQLMQGCTAVISALSFRENPGVARAALEAGINYFDLTEDRQTTAAVKEIASGAAAGQVFLPQSGLAPGFVTIVTKHVMEWFEEIDTVRMRVGALPQHPTNALAYNLTWSTDGLINEYCNPCEVIHSHHVKNHLPLEGLEQFTLDGNVYEAFNTSGGLGTLCETMHGQVRELNYKTIRYPGHHMLMKFLLQDLRLSERRALLKDVMEHAIPVTFQDVVVVFCTVRGTRNGQFVEKSDLRKLYAKEINGEIWSAIQLTTGAGICAVVDLVQQHQLKGTGLIKQEEIPFDQFINNRFGQFYESETFGLEKLNSDR, encoded by the coding sequence ATGTCGCAGACTATTCTTTTAATCGGCGCAGGTAAAATCGGCCGCATGATCGCATCACTGCTGCATGCCAGCGGCGATTACCAGTTGCGCATCGCAGACCAGTTTCCCGCAGCATTAGAGCGCATCCAGAAACGCCTGCCCGATGTGGAAACGCGGGCGCTCAATGCCGATTCTCATTCAGAGCTCCTGCAGTTGATGCAGGGTTGTACCGCCGTCATTTCCGCGCTTAGCTTTCGTGAGAACCCCGGAGTCGCCCGCGCCGCACTTGAAGCGGGCATCAACTATTTTGATCTGACTGAAGACCGCCAGACCACCGCCGCCGTCAAGGAAATTGCCTCAGGTGCTGCCGCCGGTCAGGTCTTCCTGCCACAGTCAGGGCTGGCACCCGGTTTTGTCACCATTGTCACCAAACATGTCATGGAATGGTTCGAAGAAATCGACACCGTCCGCATGCGCGTGGGTGCCCTGCCCCAGCACCCGACGAACGCGCTGGCCTACAACCTGACCTGGTCGACAGATGGCCTGATTAACGAATACTGTAACCCCTGCGAAGTGATCCATTCGCATCACGTCAAAAATCACCTCCCCCTGGAGGGACTCGAACAGTTCACACTCGACGGCAATGTCTACGAAGCCTTCAATACCTCCGGTGGACTGGGCACGCTTTGTGAAACCATGCACGGCCAGGTGCGCGAGCTCAATTACAAAACGATCCGCTACCCCGGCCATCACATGCTGATGAAATTTCTACTGCAGGACCTGAGGCTCTCTGAACGGCGGGCCCTGCTCAAAGATGTCATGGAACATGCGATTCCTGTGACCTTCCAGGATGTGGTGGTCGTCTTCTGCACCGTGCGGGGTACCCGGAATGGTCAGTTCGTCGAAAAAAGCGATTTGCGAAAACTGTACGCCAAGGAAATCAATGGTGAAATCTGGAGTGCGATTCAGCTCACCACCGGTGCAGGTATCTGCGCCGTCGTCGATCTCGTCCAGCAACATCAACTGAAAGGGACCGGATTGATAAAACAGGAAGAAATCCCTTTCGATCAGTTCATCAACAACCGGTTCGGCCAGTTCTACGAATCAGAAACCTTTGGACTCGAAAAATTGAATTCAGACAGGTAA
- the amaB gene encoding L-piperidine-6-carboxylate dehydrogenase translates to MTHPIHEVLQRIDVADHPAAVAIGNTWQVGSGETLTAISPIDGSTLVRLPQATHSDVHLAVETSKNAFVHWRQVPAPRRGEFVRLLGEALRKHKADLAAIVSWEAGKITQEALGEVQEMIDICDFAVGLSRQLYGKTIASERPGHRLMEQWQPLGPVGVISAFNFPVAVWSWNTMLAFVCGDTIVWKPSEKTPLCAIACQQIVNQVAHDFPETPDGISSLLIGGAEVGKALAAHPDLPLISATGSVPMGRAVAETVARRLGRSLLELGGNNAMIVTESADLEMTVRSALFSAVGTCGQRCTSLRRLIVHESIAEKLLTALKKAYQKLPIGNPLDEGTLVGPLVDQRALDAMQQALRTAEEQGGTVHFGNPILADIPAGGSYVHPAIVEMPDQTEIVQQETFAPILYVMRYQHLEEAIEMHNAVPQGLSSAIMTNDIRQAEQFLSPAGSDCGIANVNVGPSGAEIGGAFGGEKETGGGRESGSDAWKIYMRRATNTINYSTELPLAQGIKFDL, encoded by the coding sequence ATGACGCATCCCATCCACGAAGTTCTCCAGCGCATCGACGTAGCTGATCATCCGGCAGCGGTCGCGATTGGCAATACCTGGCAGGTCGGCAGTGGAGAGACGTTGACAGCGATCTCTCCCATCGATGGTTCAACCCTGGTCAGGCTGCCGCAGGCCACCCATAGCGATGTCCATCTGGCCGTCGAAACCAGCAAAAATGCCTTTGTTCATTGGCGACAGGTCCCCGCGCCCCGACGCGGTGAATTTGTTCGCCTGTTGGGTGAAGCGCTCCGCAAACACAAAGCCGATCTCGCTGCCATCGTCAGCTGGGAAGCCGGTAAGATCACCCAGGAAGCGTTAGGCGAAGTGCAGGAGATGATTGACATCTGCGACTTCGCCGTCGGTCTCTCACGTCAGCTCTACGGTAAAACAATCGCCAGCGAACGACCGGGACATCGCCTGATGGAACAGTGGCAGCCTCTCGGACCCGTGGGCGTGATCAGCGCATTCAATTTCCCCGTCGCGGTCTGGTCGTGGAATACCATGCTCGCTTTTGTCTGCGGCGATACAATCGTCTGGAAACCATCTGAAAAAACCCCACTCTGCGCGATCGCCTGTCAGCAGATCGTCAATCAGGTTGCCCATGACTTTCCCGAAACGCCTGATGGCATCTCCAGTCTGCTGATAGGTGGCGCAGAGGTCGGTAAGGCCCTCGCCGCACATCCTGACCTACCCCTCATTTCTGCGACAGGCTCCGTGCCCATGGGTCGCGCCGTCGCCGAGACGGTCGCCCGTCGCCTGGGTCGCAGCCTGTTGGAACTGGGCGGCAACAACGCCATGATCGTCACTGAATCCGCAGATCTGGAAATGACAGTCCGCTCTGCCCTGTTCTCCGCCGTCGGTACCTGCGGTCAACGCTGTACGAGTCTACGTCGTTTAATCGTCCATGAAAGTATCGCCGAAAAACTCCTCACCGCGCTGAAAAAAGCATACCAGAAATTACCCATTGGCAATCCCCTTGATGAGGGAACGCTGGTCGGCCCGCTCGTCGATCAACGCGCGCTTGACGCCATGCAACAGGCGCTCCGCACGGCTGAAGAACAGGGGGGCACCGTTCACTTCGGCAATCCGATTCTCGCAGACATCCCCGCGGGTGGCAGTTACGTGCACCCTGCAATTGTAGAGATGCCCGACCAGACGGAAATCGTGCAGCAGGAAACCTTCGCTCCCATCCTGTACGTGATGCGCTATCAGCATCTTGAGGAAGCCATCGAAATGCACAACGCGGTCCCGCAGGGCCTTTCCTCCGCGATTATGACCAACGATATCCGTCAGGCAGAACAGTTCCTCTCCCCCGCCGGCTCGGATTGTGGCATCGCCAATGTCAACGTCGGTCCCAGCGGTGCCGAGATCGGCGGCGCATTCGGTGGCGAAAAAGAAACCGGCGGCGGTCGCGAGTCCGGCTCCGATGCCTGGAAAATCTACATGCGCCGCGCCACTAATACGATCAACTACTCGACCGAACTCCCCCTGGCACAAGGCATCAAGTTCGACCTGTAA